From one Paenibacillus terrae HPL-003 genomic stretch:
- a CDS encoding DUF2877 domain-containing protein, producing the protein MRQSSGFCKASLYTSCLMGEEIHAQLAAFLSRRPIGRVHSIFENGINLAMEDALIFVGTTKNGRVPFGIHMGQESVRRLRFYVKCNDEVVVRTPDMLQFYHPKYPVTLDLSQATPFHYEIRASRYCSFLDLFHVDTLMKTCLTWGVPTGLDVKWDRFLAKDYRPDDPQYTTIRHAEQLLDALLSGEVRAIETPLRYFLGRGPGLTPSGDDFLVGLLAVHRLTGAFHPAFLTVLCHILETEAITTDVSKTYLLHALHGRFSDKVTRVLNAMVMKDAAYFQTRLVLLLQTGHSSGIDTVFGIANAIMGLRRYEHVRTSCDCIGGQRHFAASPRSNL; encoded by the coding sequence ATGCGTCAAAGCTCGGGCTTCTGTAAAGCATCGCTTTATACATCTTGTCTCATGGGAGAGGAGATTCACGCCCAGCTTGCGGCATTCCTCTCCCGGAGGCCGATTGGCCGTGTCCACAGCATTTTCGAGAACGGAATCAACCTGGCTATGGAAGACGCATTGATTTTTGTCGGGACAACGAAAAACGGCAGAGTTCCATTCGGCATTCATATGGGACAAGAAAGTGTCAGAAGGCTGCGTTTTTATGTCAAGTGCAATGACGAGGTTGTTGTCAGGACGCCGGACATGCTTCAATTCTATCATCCCAAATACCCGGTGACGCTTGATCTTTCGCAAGCCACACCGTTCCATTATGAAATCCGTGCCAGTCGTTACTGTAGTTTTCTTGATTTATTTCATGTTGATACATTAATGAAAACATGCCTCACTTGGGGGGTGCCGACGGGACTCGACGTGAAATGGGACCGCTTTCTTGCGAAAGATTATAGACCGGATGATCCGCAGTACACTACGATACGGCATGCGGAACAATTGCTTGATGCTTTGTTATCCGGTGAGGTTCGAGCCATTGAGACGCCTTTGCGGTATTTTCTGGGGCGTGGGCCAGGACTAACGCCGTCGGGAGATGATTTCCTTGTCGGATTGTTGGCCGTTCATAGGTTGACCGGCGCTTTTCATCCAGCGTTTTTGACCGTCTTGTGTCATATTTTGGAAACAGAAGCCATTACGACAGATGTGAGCAAAACTTATTTGCTCCATGCGCTACACGGCCGATTCAGCGACAAGGTAACCCGGGTGCTGAACGCGATGGTTATGAAGGATGCAGCTTATTTTCAAACCAGGCTTGTGCTATTGCTGCAAACCGGACACAGCTCCGGGATTGATACGGTATTCGGGATCGCCAATGCCATCATGGGCCTAAGGAGGTATGAACATGTCAGAACGAGTTGTGATTGCATTGGGGGGCAACGCCATTTTGCGGCCTCACCAAGAAGCAACCTATGA
- a CDS encoding rhamnogalacturonan lyase, whose product MAQRKGVWRKRSLTAALAVMLVMTGTAEGVAAEDLSAPTTLQAESAIAADQNRSGSIQLEKLDRGLVAAVTQEGVFLSWRLLAQEVSGHGPTGLTGANFNVYRDGKKIATVTDSTNYVDKEGTGNAVYRVVSVVNGREKDRSAKVKPWQQGYYELPLQKPADGTTPAGEAYTYSANDMSVGDVDGDGQYEFFLKWDPSNSKDVSQKGYTGNTYVDAYTFEGKLLYRIDLGVNIRSGAHYTQMMVYDFDGDGKAELMFKTAPGTKTITFDKKGKPKKEKYITLPREDRKAGITHQDDYRLSRTDYYEHVVNMFMNWTKHEEVVKGQWPATLEECFGIAPKYSYPLSRKDAESLTDYFMDVYAPSRSDKNKLREFEGFIVDGPEYLTIFKGKTGAELDTVRYEPERHDDGLMWGDYAMARIEPANRVDRFLAGVAYLDGRKPYAVLARGYYTRSTLVTYTWDGRHLQKHWMVDSGWAPMTNPFNDSPHGRDGTDPKFGTLTTQGAHSLSMVDVDGDGKDEIVYGSATIDHDGSLLYSSYDVMPPESAIPGQTARLGHGDALHVTDIDPDRPGKEIFMVHEGGTYAPYGYSLRDAKTGKVIYGGYSGKDTGRGMVGDIDPDQRGLETWAIGLWTAAGKQLDTKMPGTNMSIKWAANMTTQIVNGAIDVTPTIEDWKRGTLLTATGTKTNNYTKGTPPLVADIFGDWREELLVRTADSSAIRIYLSTEPTTHKLYTLMHDPQYRADVARQNTGYNQPSYTSFYFASDMEWANVPIPKLYTPKALMEEESSDETDEMEASEVDDKAIDKTEVDGTKVDGADA is encoded by the coding sequence ATGGCTCAAAGGAAAGGTGTATGGCGAAAAAGAAGCTTGACCGCCGCGTTGGCAGTGATGCTGGTGATGACGGGGACGGCTGAAGGAGTGGCTGCGGAAGACTTGTCCGCACCGACGACGCTACAGGCAGAATCAGCAATCGCTGCTGATCAGAACCGCAGCGGCAGCATCCAGTTGGAAAAGCTGGATCGGGGATTGGTGGCTGCGGTGACCCAGGAGGGAGTATTTTTAAGCTGGCGGTTGTTGGCTCAGGAAGTGAGTGGCCATGGCCCAACAGGGCTGACGGGAGCGAACTTTAATGTATATCGTGACGGCAAGAAGATCGCGACGGTGACCGACAGCACCAACTATGTCGATAAGGAAGGCACCGGAAATGCGGTGTACAGGGTGGTATCGGTCGTTAACGGGCGGGAAAAGGATCGCAGTGCCAAAGTGAAGCCATGGCAGCAGGGTTACTATGAGCTTCCTCTTCAAAAGCCCGCCGATGGCACAACACCCGCAGGTGAAGCCTATACCTACTCAGCCAACGATATGAGTGTGGGGGATGTAGATGGAGACGGACAATATGAATTTTTTCTAAAATGGGACCCGTCGAATTCCAAAGATGTATCTCAGAAAGGCTACACCGGAAATACGTATGTCGATGCGTATACGTTCGAGGGCAAGCTGCTGTATCGGATTGACCTCGGTGTGAATATTCGATCAGGGGCGCATTATACACAGATGATGGTGTACGATTTTGACGGCGACGGCAAAGCCGAGCTGATGTTCAAGACGGCTCCAGGCACCAAAACGATTACTTTTGACAAGAAGGGCAAGCCGAAAAAAGAGAAATATATTACCCTGCCCCGCGAGGATCGCAAAGCTGGAATTACACATCAGGATGATTATCGTTTGAGCCGCACGGATTATTATGAGCATGTAGTGAACATGTTCATGAACTGGACGAAGCATGAGGAAGTGGTCAAAGGGCAGTGGCCTGCTACGCTAGAGGAGTGCTTTGGCATTGCTCCAAAGTACAGTTATCCGTTATCCCGAAAGGATGCGGAAAGCCTGACGGACTATTTTATGGATGTATACGCACCTTCGCGGAGCGACAAAAACAAGCTGAGAGAGTTCGAAGGCTTCATTGTAGATGGACCGGAATATTTGACCATTTTCAAAGGGAAAACGGGAGCCGAGCTGGACACTGTCCGCTATGAGCCGGAGCGTCATGACGATGGCCTCATGTGGGGCGATTACGCCATGGCCCGGATTGAACCCGCCAACCGGGTGGATCGTTTTCTGGCCGGGGTGGCTTATCTGGATGGCCGCAAGCCCTATGCTGTGCTTGCACGCGGCTATTATACTCGTTCCACGTTGGTCACCTATACATGGGACGGCCGTCATCTCCAAAAGCATTGGATGGTAGACAGTGGCTGGGCACCGATGACCAATCCGTTTAACGACAGTCCGCACGGACGGGACGGAACGGACCCGAAATTTGGCACCTTGACTACACAGGGAGCGCACTCACTAAGTATGGTGGATGTAGATGGTGACGGCAAGGACGAGATCGTATACGGCTCTGCTACCATCGACCATGACGGCAGCCTGCTGTACAGCTCGTATGATGTCATGCCCCCTGAAAGCGCGATTCCGGGCCAGACCGCCAGACTGGGACACGGCGATGCGCTGCATGTGACAGATATTGACCCTGATCGGCCAGGGAAAGAAATCTTTATGGTGCATGAGGGCGGCACCTATGCTCCTTATGGCTATTCCCTGCGGGATGCCAAAACGGGCAAAGTCATCTACGGTGGATATTCCGGCAAGGATACAGGCCGCGGAATGGTCGGTGACATAGACCCGGATCAGCGAGGGCTGGAAACCTGGGCCATCGGCTTGTGGACTGCGGCGGGCAAGCAGCTTGATACGAAGATGCCAGGCACCAATATGAGTATCAAATGGGCGGCGAACATGACTACTCAAATCGTAAACGGGGCAATTGACGTAACTCCAACCATTGAGGACTGGAAACGGGGTACATTGCTCACTGCAACAGGAACGAAGACGAATAACTATACAAAAGGAACGCCACCGCTGGTAGCCGACATTTTCGGAGATTGGCGCGAGGAACTGCTTGTCCGTACAGCGGATAGCTCGGCGATCCGTATCTATTTGAGCACCGAGCCTACAACGCATAAATTGTATACGTTGATGCATGATCCGCAGTACCGGGCGGATGTGGCCCGCCAAAATACCGGCTATAACCAGCCGTCCTATACCAGCTTTTACTTCGCATCCGATATGGAATGGGCGAACGTGCCAATTCCCAAGCTTTACACGCCAAAAGCCTTGATGGAGGAAGAGAGCAGCGACGAAACGGATGAGATGGAGGCATCGGAGGTCGATGACAAGGCAATCGATAAAACGGAGGTTGATGGAACAAAAGTCGATGGGGCGGATGCATAA
- the arcC gene encoding carbamate kinase produces MSERVVIALGGNAILRPHQEATYENQLENVRSSSEKIADIVEAGYKVVITHGNGPQVGLILQQNEEAKEVVSPFPLDVCSAESQGLIGYMLDQSLKNELRKRGLTQQVVSVLTQTQVSEEDEAFLHPTKPIGTFYSEEKAQQMIQEKGWNMSEDAGRGWRRVVPSPQPQSILEAETIMRLVESGAIVIASGGGGIPVIRQADGTIKGIEAVIDKDRSGRKLAEEANADIFMMVTDVQNVFIHYGKPEQQALGHISMEEAKQYVQEGHFSTGSMGPKIEAAISFAEQGKHTIICSIEDAVSALRGTAGTHIS; encoded by the coding sequence ATGTCAGAACGAGTTGTGATTGCATTGGGGGGCAACGCCATTTTGCGGCCTCACCAAGAAGCAACCTATGAGAACCAGCTAGAAAATGTACGCAGCAGCAGTGAAAAGATTGCTGATATCGTGGAAGCGGGCTATAAAGTCGTCATTACACATGGCAATGGTCCGCAGGTGGGATTGATTTTGCAGCAAAATGAAGAAGCAAAAGAGGTTGTCTCTCCTTTTCCGTTAGACGTATGCAGTGCGGAGTCTCAAGGATTAATCGGTTACATGCTCGATCAATCCTTAAAGAATGAACTGCGGAAGCGGGGGCTGACGCAGCAGGTCGTCAGTGTCCTGACACAAACGCAGGTATCCGAGGAAGATGAAGCCTTTCTGCATCCGACCAAGCCAATCGGCACCTTTTACAGCGAAGAGAAAGCCCAGCAAATGATTCAGGAGAAAGGCTGGAACATGAGTGAAGATGCGGGCCGGGGATGGCGTCGCGTCGTTCCTTCGCCGCAGCCGCAGTCTATTTTGGAGGCAGAGACCATTATGAGGCTTGTCGAGAGCGGAGCGATTGTCATTGCTTCCGGAGGCGGAGGGATTCCGGTTATCCGGCAAGCGGACGGCACGATTAAGGGCATCGAAGCGGTAATTGATAAGGATCGCAGTGGCCGCAAATTGGCCGAGGAAGCAAACGCCGATATCTTCATGATGGTGACAGACGTGCAAAACGTATTCATTCATTACGGAAAGCCGGAGCAGCAGGCGCTAGGCCATATCAGTATGGAGGAAGCCAAACAGTACGTTCAGGAGGGACATTTCTCCACAGGCAGTATGGGACCGAAGATAGAGGCGGCTATATCATTTGCAGAACAAGGAAAACACACGATTATATGCTCAATCGAAGATGCCGTTTCGGCTCTCAGGGGAACAGCTGGCACGCATATTTCCTGA